In Maridesulfovibrio sp., a single genomic region encodes these proteins:
- a CDS encoding ATP-binding protein — protein sequence MRKKNRISSIALKIAAVYAVFGFLWILLSDKLLLFLVRNQETVNRLQTYKGWFYVLITAALVAMLIDKYIRTLRQSERRYRRLLSNIADSIYLVNAHGRIVDSNNAARTALGYSEEEFRHMPLDKIEKGLDMQRWVEDIANAEPDRKRIRETSHSRKDGTILPVEISTCVFNEKGERYVLGVARDISERRNTQELLVQHEKMNSLGSMAAGIAHEINNPLSAILGACQNIRNRLFKDSPQNSQVAMDCGLDIEAMREYMAKRDIARMVGAISAAGERASKIVTSMINFSNCGPAKLHGCNIAEIMDETLQLISADLNLIREYDFKNIRIVRDFPPGGYSVCCIKSAIQQVLLSLFKNATEAMAEKEYAPDDNPEMIIRVHEKEGNTVIEVEDNGPGMDEDVRKKIFEPFYTSKDVGRGTGLGLSVSYFIVTSQHNGTMEVTSSPGRGTTFTVTLPGKTGPCAGTVKCAVK from the coding sequence GTGCGAAAAAAAAACCGAATATCATCAATTGCGCTGAAAATAGCGGCGGTATATGCCGTGTTCGGTTTTTTATGGATACTGTTATCCGATAAGCTTCTGCTTTTTCTCGTCCGCAACCAGGAGACGGTCAACAGGCTCCAGACATACAAAGGCTGGTTCTATGTGCTGATTACCGCAGCACTTGTAGCCATGCTTATCGACAAATATATCCGCACCCTGCGCCAAAGCGAACGCCGCTACAGAAGACTGCTTTCCAACATTGCAGACTCGATATATCTCGTAAACGCCCATGGTCGGATTGTTGACAGCAACAATGCGGCAAGAACTGCACTTGGATACTCTGAGGAAGAATTCCGGCACATGCCTCTTGATAAAATCGAAAAGGGCCTTGATATGCAGCGCTGGGTCGAAGATATAGCAAACGCTGAACCGGACAGAAAAAGAATCAGGGAAACATCACACAGCCGCAAGGACGGCACAATACTTCCGGTAGAAATATCAACGTGTGTTTTCAATGAAAAAGGAGAAAGATACGTCCTTGGGGTTGCCCGTGACATCTCGGAACGCCGGAATACTCAGGAACTGCTTGTGCAGCACGAAAAAATGAACTCTCTCGGGTCCATGGCTGCCGGAATTGCCCATGAAATCAACAACCCTCTCTCCGCCATCCTCGGAGCCTGCCAGAACATACGGAACAGACTTTTCAAGGACAGCCCGCAGAACTCGCAGGTCGCCATGGATTGCGGACTGGATATTGAAGCCATGCGAGAATACATGGCCAAAAGGGATATCGCCCGCATGGTCGGAGCGATATCTGCTGCCGGAGAAAGAGCATCCAAGATCGTGACGAGCATGATAAATTTCAGCAACTGCGGACCTGCCAAACTGCACGGCTGCAATATTGCCGAAATTATGGACGAGACACTGCAATTGATTTCAGCGGATTTAAATCTCATACGCGAGTACGACTTCAAAAATATCCGGATAGTTCGTGACTTCCCCCCTGGGGGGTATTCGGTCTGCTGTATTAAAAGCGCAATACAGCAGGTGCTGCTAAGCCTGTTCAAAAACGCGACTGAAGCAATGGCGGAAAAGGAATACGCTCCCGATGACAACCCTGAAATGATCATCCGCGTACATGAAAAGGAAGGCAATACGGTAATTGAAGTGGAAGACAACGGCCCCGGAATGGACGAGGACGTCAGAAAAAAAATTTTCGAGCCTTTCTATACCTCCAAGGATGTGGGCAGGGGAACCGGGCTGGGATTGTCCGTCTCATATTTTATAGTTACTTCACAGCACAATGGGACTATGGAAGTCACCAGTTCACCGGGAAGAGGAACAACCTTCACCGTTACTCTCCCCGGAAAAACCGGACCATGTGCAGGCACAGTAAAATGCGCCGTGAAGTAA
- a CDS encoding sigma-54 dependent transcriptional regulator has product MRKIFVITGTRDKLSSVADKLQSGRARVEKSERIPEIPSEERSAVDTVVVDLNSLLGNSQSVDRALNDLYSKFPSASVVVLAGSDQSQKAVEAVKAGAFDYLTLPVGREELELVIEKARQADIRHSELDYLRDQFWGDEYKDVVNTKSRTMQEVLRKVRQVADTGTTVLLSGETGTGKSLIARLIHAHSGRRKKTFINVHCGAIPDSLVESELFGHEKGSFTGAIKRKIGKFELADSGTIFLDEIGTISSAVQIKLLNVLQERQVQRIGGESAIPLNVRVIAATNEDLGRMCADGKFRQDLFYRLNVFPIVLPPLRDRKEDILHLSRVFISSFNTDLNKNVDSISPEVLDAFMEYDWPGNVRELENVIERACILETGSQLTRASFPVEFFTDAAPRHHTDTEMPLGPARQAAIESFELDYLTRLLTSTGGRISPAASKAGITTRQLNKLMHKHGLDKKLFK; this is encoded by the coding sequence GTGCGTAAAATCTTCGTCATAACCGGCACCCGCGACAAACTTTCCAGTGTCGCCGACAAGCTGCAGTCTGGACGCGCGCGGGTGGAAAAATCCGAGAGAATACCGGAAATTCCCAGTGAAGAACGTTCCGCGGTAGATACCGTTGTCGTGGACCTGAATTCCCTGCTCGGCAATTCGCAATCCGTGGACCGGGCCCTGAACGACCTGTACAGCAAATTTCCATCGGCTTCAGTAGTTGTCCTCGCGGGCAGCGACCAGTCGCAAAAAGCAGTTGAAGCGGTCAAGGCCGGAGCCTTCGATTACCTGACCCTGCCCGTGGGCCGGGAAGAACTGGAACTGGTCATAGAAAAGGCCAGGCAGGCCGACATCCGCCATTCCGAACTGGATTACCTGCGCGACCAGTTCTGGGGAGATGAATACAAGGATGTGGTCAACACCAAAAGCAGGACCATGCAGGAAGTCCTGCGCAAGGTCCGTCAGGTGGCGGACACGGGAACCACGGTACTCCTTTCCGGGGAAACAGGCACCGGAAAAAGCCTCATCGCCAGACTCATCCACGCGCACAGCGGACGCAGGAAAAAGACTTTCATCAACGTCCACTGCGGGGCAATCCCGGATTCACTGGTGGAAAGCGAACTTTTCGGCCACGAGAAAGGATCTTTCACCGGAGCCATCAAACGCAAGATAGGCAAGTTCGAACTGGCCGACTCAGGCACAATTTTTCTTGATGAAATCGGCACCATAAGCTCCGCAGTCCAGATAAAACTGCTCAACGTGCTGCAGGAAAGGCAGGTCCAGCGCATAGGAGGGGAATCGGCCATCCCACTTAATGTGCGGGTCATAGCCGCCACCAATGAAGACCTCGGCAGAATGTGCGCCGACGGCAAATTCCGTCAGGACCTCTTCTACCGCCTGAATGTTTTTCCCATTGTCCTGCCGCCCCTGCGGGATCGCAAGGAAGATATCCTGCACCTTTCCAGAGTGTTCATCTCCAGCTTCAACACCGATCTCAATAAAAATGTCGACTCCATTTCCCCGGAAGTTCTGGATGCCTTCATGGAATACGACTGGCCGGGCAATGTGCGCGAACTGGAAAACGTCATTGAAAGGGCCTGCATCCTTGAGACAGGCAGCCAGCTCACCAGAGCCAGTTTCCCCGTTGAATTTTTCACGGATGCCGCACCGCGTCATCATACAGATACGGAAATGCCCCTCGGCCCGGCCAGACAGGCGGCCATAGAATCCTTCGAGCTTGATTATCTTACCCGCCTCCTGACCTCGACCGGCGGACGCATAAGTCCTGCCGCTTCAAAGGCGGGAATAACCACTAGGCAGTTGAACAAACTTATGCATAAACATGGACTCGATAAAAAATTGTTCAAATAA
- a CDS encoding aldo/keto reductase has translation MTFVPDRKKLGNSDLEISSIGLGCMGLSEFYGQPISYEEGSALIHHALDRGLNFFDTADMYGAGHNEELLAAALKGRRDQAVIATKFGIVRKNGEYARTICGTPEYVRSACLESLKRLKTDYIDLYYIHRVDQTTPIEETIGEMSRLVEEGKVRAIGISEASTDTLRRAHKVHPLSALQTEYSMLTRGPEEELLGLTAELGITFVPYSPICRGLLSSGKVDQTESSDFRRMLPRFQGKAYENNKNIADSLTVIAAQKGCSLAQLSLAWVMAQRDNIIPIPGTTKIRNLDSNIDAASIRLTDSELSEINTILAGSTVQGERYTPEGMKGVNA, from the coding sequence ATGACCTTCGTACCTGACAGAAAAAAACTCGGAAACAGCGACCTCGAAATATCATCTATCGGCCTGGGCTGCATGGGGTTGAGCGAATTCTATGGTCAGCCCATATCATATGAAGAAGGAAGTGCCCTGATTCATCATGCCCTTGACCGGGGCCTCAACTTCTTCGACACCGCGGACATGTATGGAGCCGGGCACAATGAGGAACTGCTGGCCGCCGCATTGAAAGGCAGGCGGGATCAGGCCGTAATCGCTACCAAATTCGGCATTGTCCGCAAAAACGGGGAATATGCCCGAACCATCTGCGGAACCCCGGAATACGTCCGCAGCGCCTGCCTTGAGAGTCTCAAGCGACTGAAAACAGATTACATTGATCTCTACTACATCCACCGCGTGGACCAGACCACTCCCATCGAGGAAACAATCGGTGAAATGTCCAGACTTGTGGAAGAAGGAAAGGTCCGGGCCATAGGCATTTCCGAAGCATCAACGGATACACTGCGCAGGGCGCACAAGGTACATCCGCTTTCCGCTCTCCAGACCGAATACTCCATGCTGACCCGCGGACCGGAAGAGGAACTGCTGGGACTGACGGCAGAACTTGGGATCACCTTTGTCCCGTACAGCCCCATTTGCCGGGGGCTGCTGAGTTCCGGCAAAGTGGACCAGACCGAATCATCAGATTTCCGCAGAATGCTTCCCAGATTTCAGGGAAAGGCATACGAAAACAACAAGAACATTGCGGACTCCCTCACGGTGATAGCCGCCCAAAAAGGCTGCTCCCTAGCCCAGTTATCACTCGCCTGGGTCATGGCGCAGAGAGACAATATCATCCCCATTCCGGGAACGACAAAAATCAGGAACCTCGACAGCAACATTGATGCGGCTTCTATACGCCTGACTGATTCCGAACTCTCGGAAATAAACACCATACTTGCCGGCAGCACAGTACAGGGTGAACGCTATACACCGGAAGGGATGAAAGGTGTGAATGCTTAA
- a CDS encoding DsrE family protein encodes MYCLYAFNGELMCFVHVLLNGLDMAEKGMKVSIVLEGAAVTLVPELEKETCPFNKLYRKAREQGLIDGACKACSVKLKVKEEIEKAGIALIGEMSGHPAMSDYIGRGYKIITF; translated from the coding sequence ATGTACTGTTTATACGCATTCAACGGTGAGCTTATGTGTTTTGTTCATGTCCTGCTCAACGGACTGGATATGGCGGAGAAGGGGATGAAAGTCTCCATTGTTCTTGAAGGGGCTGCTGTGACCCTTGTTCCGGAACTTGAAAAGGAAACGTGTCCGTTTAACAAACTATACAGAAAAGCGCGGGAGCAGGGACTTATCGATGGCGCCTGCAAGGCCTGTTCGGTGAAGCTCAAGGTGAAGGAAGAGATTGAGAAGGCCGGTATTGCGTTGATAGGCGAGATGTCCGGCCACCCGGCAATGTCTGATTATATCGGCAGGGGGTATAAGATAATCACCTTTTGA
- a CDS encoding diguanylate cyclase encodes MAINTGNFHNLGNSYENGSNAALLSAIARSAEELTSGKGWPEGVNDLLAALGKATGVSRVWIFQTIKVTATHITQNYTFEWAAKPKYKQLGMPMFSMSTNPIDRPEYRDLIHSRMRGEWQKTITETLPEGWLRDSQEVQKIKSMLTIPVMVEDQWWGTLGFDDCERTYDWSDVEIALLRTAGYLISNAVLRDRLSAKRKQFEILKQLTDSSIWELDFKTGQIWCSPEALYSVPMPTDNIRLSLHNGLKLIHPDDRKGLIRKAKEYMAGDRKRIFRYDMRLYTDCGDLRWVELIGNLRMNSEKRPEQFAGIAIDIRKRKQEEERLRKEAVTDPLTGVTNRRMFEYKLLEQIDSSVNEGSTFSVIIFDIDHFKTINDTHGHLVGDKGLLHLARNCEKVLRKNDVLARIGGDEFALILPDTDTETASRIGDRIRAEIKSTPFGLNGAEYLMTISVGIATNEGQLTTPARLIEAADLALYDAKRKGRNRVISRTGCGLE; translated from the coding sequence ATGGCAATTAATACGGGAAATTTTCATAATCTGGGAAATTCATACGAAAACGGTTCGAATGCGGCCCTGCTTTCGGCCATAGCCCGCAGCGCGGAAGAACTTACTTCCGGCAAAGGCTGGCCGGAAGGGGTCAACGACCTGCTGGCCGCGCTGGGTAAGGCTACCGGGGTAAGCAGGGTATGGATATTCCAGACCATAAAGGTGACCGCCACCCACATCACCCAGAACTATACCTTTGAATGGGCCGCCAAACCGAAATACAAACAGCTGGGCATGCCGATGTTCAGCATGTCCACAAATCCCATAGACCGCCCGGAATACAGGGATCTGATACACAGCAGAATGAGGGGGGAATGGCAGAAGACGATTACGGAAACCCTTCCGGAAGGCTGGTTGCGAGACTCTCAGGAAGTACAGAAAATCAAATCAATGCTGACCATTCCGGTAATGGTCGAGGACCAGTGGTGGGGAACCCTGGGGTTTGACGACTGTGAGAGAACATACGACTGGTCCGATGTGGAAATAGCACTGTTGCGAACGGCAGGATACCTTATTTCAAACGCGGTTCTCCGGGACCGTCTGAGCGCCAAGCGCAAACAGTTTGAAATCCTGAAACAACTCACAGACAGCAGCATATGGGAATTGGACTTCAAGACCGGGCAGATATGGTGTTCTCCTGAAGCCCTTTATTCCGTGCCCATGCCCACGGACAACATCCGCCTTTCGCTGCACAACGGACTGAAGCTTATACATCCTGATGATCGCAAAGGACTGATCAGAAAGGCCAAAGAGTACATGGCCGGGGACAGGAAAAGAATTTTCCGGTACGACATGCGTCTTTACACCGACTGCGGAGACCTGCGCTGGGTGGAACTTATCGGCAACCTGCGCATGAACAGTGAAAAACGCCCGGAGCAATTCGCCGGCATTGCCATAGACATCAGGAAACGCAAGCAGGAAGAGGAACGTCTGCGCAAGGAAGCCGTCACCGACCCGCTGACCGGGGTAACCAACAGACGCATGTTCGAGTACAAACTGCTTGAACAGATTGATTCATCCGTAAACGAAGGCAGCACCTTTTCGGTAATCATCTTCGATATCGACCATTTCAAGACCATCAACGATACCCACGGCCACCTGGTGGGGGACAAAGGACTCCTTCATCTGGCCAGAAACTGTGAAAAGGTTTTACGCAAGAACGATGTCCTCGCCAGGATAGGCGGAGATGAATTCGCCCTTATTCTTCCTGACACGGATACGGAGACTGCAAGCCGCATAGGTGATAGAATCAGAGCTGAAATCAAATCCACTCCGTTTGGACTGAACGGAGCAGAATATCTGATGACCATCAGCGTTGGAATTGCTACCAACGAAGGCCAGCTGACCACCCCGGCCAGACTCATAGAGGCAGCGGACCTTGCCCTTTACGATGCCAAGCGCAAAGGCAGGAACCGAGTGATCTCCCGCACCGGCTGCGGACTGGAGTGA
- a CDS encoding efflux RND transporter permease subunit produces the protein MDETGRPGGFIASAVDFFLHSKLTPILVAAALLLGLAAVQLTPREEEPQIVVPMADIVVQAPGAGAEEVEKLITTPLERILWQIDGVEYVYSISRRDSAQVTVRFYVGEDRENSLVKLHNAITKNTDLAPRIASGWVVRPVEIDDVPIVNLTLYPAPGRDDISDFELRRVAEELSRRLAEVEDLSRVSLVSGRSREVRVELMPERMAGFNISPLEIASALEGADQSAVAGSVLSGNREITVAANSFLESADDVRDLIVGVFNSRPVYLRDVAEVSDGPEEPDSYSRIGFSRLYLTGMGMDAEQPSRPAVTIALSKKKGTNAVKVAGAVLERMDQLRRTVLPDGIEVAVTRNYGETADSKVSDLLGSLGFAVLTVVILLALTLGWREAFVVALAVPVSFSLALFVNYMFGYTINRVTLFALILSLGLVVDDPITNVDNIQRHILMRKKKPDLATLDAVSEVLPPVIMSTLAIIVCFVPLFFITGMMGPYMAPMAANVPLTVTFSTVCALTIVPWLAFRLLKDLKPAQKSSAGSGPGRVERFYSAVISPFLESGLRRWMLVGVIMAGLLFSVALAGFRLVPLKMLPFDNKNEFQIVIDMDEGTPLEKTDRVVREFEEVLRSVPEVTDFVTYAGEPSPMDFNGLVRHYYWRKGGNMADIRVNLADKSLRREQSHAIVLRLRRELEDVAARNGAEIKIVESPPGPPVISTVTTEVYGAEDRPYSALIEGAGQIVGMMRDEPGVVDIDTSTEADRVMVDFVLDKEKAGLHGVSAREVVSTLQMALSGAVPATVHVPGERNPLPVKLILPLVRRADVSALSQLKVRTSDGRNVPLAELGRIVEIKQDQPIYHKNLKRVVYVFAEMAGRAPGEAVLDLQSGLKKDPLPPFVWADWAGEGEWKITLDVFRDLGLAFGAALLGIYILLVVETGSFGMPLLIMSAIPLTLLGIMPGFWLLNLVGAGEVQGLVGGPLPDPVFFTATAMIGMIALGGIVIRNSLVLIDFVRQSVAEGMEMKEAIIRSGAVRLRPILLTAATTALGAWPITLDPIFSGLAWALIFGLTASTLFTLVVIPVGFYAFEREK, from the coding sequence ATGGATGAAACCGGACGCCCCGGAGGATTTATTGCCTCAGCTGTGGATTTTTTTCTCCATTCCAAGCTGACGCCGATTCTGGTTGCCGCGGCCCTGCTGCTTGGCCTTGCCGCAGTGCAGCTCACCCCGCGCGAGGAAGAACCGCAGATAGTGGTTCCCATGGCCGATATAGTGGTGCAGGCGCCCGGTGCCGGAGCGGAGGAAGTGGAAAAACTCATCACCACACCGCTTGAACGCATCCTCTGGCAGATAGACGGGGTGGAATATGTTTATTCCATTTCCCGGAGGGACTCCGCTCAGGTGACGGTGCGGTTCTATGTGGGTGAGGACCGTGAGAATTCGCTGGTCAAACTGCATAACGCCATTACCAAGAATACCGATCTGGCTCCGCGCATTGCTTCCGGGTGGGTGGTCCGGCCTGTGGAGATAGACGATGTCCCGATCGTGAACCTGACCCTTTATCCTGCACCCGGACGCGACGATATTTCCGATTTCGAACTTCGCCGGGTGGCGGAGGAACTCTCGCGGCGGCTGGCCGAGGTTGAGGACTTGTCCCGCGTATCCCTTGTTTCCGGCCGATCCCGCGAGGTCCGGGTGGAGCTCATGCCCGAACGCATGGCCGGATTCAACATCTCGCCGCTGGAAATAGCTTCGGCCCTTGAGGGTGCGGACCAGTCCGCAGTGGCCGGGTCGGTTCTTTCCGGTAATCGCGAGATAACGGTTGCGGCCAATTCGTTCCTGGAAAGCGCGGACGATGTGCGCGATCTGATTGTCGGAGTGTTCAATTCGCGTCCGGTCTACCTGCGCGATGTCGCCGAGGTGAGTGACGGTCCCGAGGAACCTGATTCATATTCGCGTATCGGTTTTTCCCGGTTGTATCTGACCGGAATGGGGATGGATGCCGAACAGCCTTCCCGCCCTGCCGTGACCATAGCCCTCTCCAAGAAAAAGGGAACCAACGCGGTCAAGGTGGCCGGAGCCGTGCTGGAACGTATGGATCAGTTGCGCAGGACCGTGCTGCCGGACGGCATAGAGGTGGCGGTGACCAGAAACTACGGGGAAACCGCCGATTCCAAGGTCAGCGATCTGCTCGGTTCTCTGGGCTTTGCAGTGCTTACCGTGGTCATTCTGCTGGCTTTGACTCTGGGCTGGCGCGAAGCTTTCGTGGTCGCTCTGGCGGTGCCGGTCAGTTTTTCCCTGGCTCTTTTTGTGAATTACATGTTCGGGTACACCATCAACCGGGTGACCCTTTTCGCTCTGATTCTCTCGCTGGGGCTGGTGGTCGATGACCCGATCACCAACGTGGACAACATCCAGCGGCACATCCTGATGAGAAAGAAGAAACCGGACCTTGCAACTCTGGACGCCGTTTCCGAAGTGCTTCCGCCGGTTATCATGTCCACTCTGGCGATTATCGTCTGTTTCGTGCCATTGTTTTTCATAACCGGTATGATGGGCCCGTACATGGCCCCGATGGCGGCCAACGTGCCTTTGACCGTGACTTTTTCCACGGTCTGCGCCCTGACCATTGTTCCGTGGCTGGCTTTCCGGCTGCTGAAGGATCTGAAGCCCGCGCAGAAGTCTTCCGCCGGAAGCGGGCCCGGACGGGTGGAGCGTTTTTATTCGGCAGTGATAAGTCCATTTCTGGAATCCGGCCTTCGGCGCTGGATGCTGGTCGGTGTGATCATGGCCGGACTGCTTTTTTCCGTGGCTCTTGCTGGTTTCAGGCTCGTGCCGCTCAAGATGCTGCCCTTTGACAACAAGAACGAGTTTCAGATTGTCATCGACATGGACGAGGGGACCCCGCTGGAAAAGACCGACCGCGTTGTACGCGAGTTTGAGGAAGTCCTGCGATCCGTTCCGGAGGTCACCGATTTCGTCACTTATGCCGGAGAGCCGTCACCCATGGATTTCAACGGGCTGGTGCGTCACTATTACTGGCGCAAGGGCGGAAACATGGCCGATATCCGGGTGAATCTGGCCGACAAGTCCCTGCGCCGGGAGCAGAGCCATGCCATTGTGCTGCGGCTGCGGCGTGAACTGGAAGATGTCGCCGCCCGGAACGGGGCGGAGATAAAGATTGTCGAATCCCCTCCGGGGCCGCCGGTTATCTCCACCGTGACCACCGAGGTCTACGGGGCCGAGGACCGTCCGTATTCCGCCCTGATCGAAGGGGCCGGGCAGATCGTCGGGATGATGCGTGACGAACCGGGCGTTGTCGATATCGATACTTCCACCGAAGCGGACCGGGTCATGGTTGATTTCGTGCTGGACAAGGAAAAGGCGGGGCTGCACGGCGTAAGTGCCCGTGAGGTTGTCAGCACCCTGCAGATGGCCCTTTCCGGCGCTGTCCCGGCCACAGTGCATGTACCGGGCGAACGCAATCCGCTTCCGGTAAAGCTTATCCTGCCGCTGGTGCGCCGGGCGGATGTTTCGGCTCTTTCCCAGCTTAAGGTTCGGACTTCCGACGGACGAAATGTTCCGCTGGCCGAACTGGGCAGAATAGTGGAGATAAAACAGGATCAGCCCATCTATCATAAAAATCTTAAACGGGTGGTTTACGTCTTTGCGGAAATGGCCGGAAGGGCTCCGGGAGAGGCTGTCCTTGATCTGCAGTCGGGATTAAAGAAGGACCCGCTGCCGCCTTTCGTCTGGGCCGATTGGGCCGGGGAAGGGGAGTGGAAGATCACCCTTGATGTGTTTCGCGACCTCGGGCTTGCATTCGGTGCGGCACTGCTTGGAATTTACATCCTGCTGGTTGTGGAGACCGGTTCTTTCGGCATGCCCCTGCTGATAATGTCAGCCATTCCTCTGACCCTGCTGGGCATTATGCCGGGTTTCTGGCTGCTCAATCTTGTGGGGGCCGGAGAAGTGCAGGGATTGGTCGGAGGACCGCTGCCCGATCCGGTATTCTTTACCGCCACGGCCATGATAGGGATGATCGCTCTCGGCGGGATTGTCATCCGCAATTCGCTGGTGCTGATTGATTTTGTGCGTCAGTCCGTTGCCGAGGGCATGGAAATGAAGGAGGCCATCATCCGGTCCGGTGCGGTGCGTCTGCGTCCCATACTGCTTACCGCCGCCACCACCGCCCTTGGAGCATGGCCGATTACTCTGGACCCTATTTTTTCCGGTCTGGCCTGGGCGCTGATTTTCGGGCTGACGGCTTCCACTCTGTTCACTCTGGTAGTAATTCCTGTCGGGTTCTACGCTTTTGAAAGAGAGAAATAA
- a CDS encoding N-acetyltransferase — MYSESTEEMDNEGSFEPEIQLKLSLGLKPEDADEILELATNCQCLTQDKMSMLEQSVWEEAYNDDEPYSVFIKARAVNGDEEPLAGFACYGGIPGEEGCFELYLLAVDEEFREIGIGSAVIDEVSRQVAAAGGDTIFCEVSENRNHDAARNFFESLGYVRQTRHYRFFIPEKGNAVYARKIS; from the coding sequence ATGTATTCAGAAAGTACGGAAGAAATGGACAACGAAGGCTCCTTTGAGCCGGAAATACAGCTTAAACTAAGCCTGGGACTCAAACCCGAGGATGCCGATGAAATTCTCGAACTGGCGACAAACTGCCAGTGTCTGACCCAGGACAAGATGTCCATGCTGGAACAGTCCGTGTGGGAAGAAGCCTATAACGACGACGAACCGTACAGCGTGTTCATAAAGGCCCGGGCCGTAAACGGCGATGAGGAACCGCTGGCCGGATTTGCCTGCTACGGCGGCATCCCCGGCGAGGAAGGATGTTTCGAACTCTATCTGCTGGCAGTGGACGAGGAGTTCAGGGAAATCGGCATCGGATCAGCCGTTATTGACGAAGTTTCAAGACAGGTTGCGGCAGCCGGGGGAGATACCATATTCTGCGAGGTTTCCGAAAACAGAAACCACGATGCGGCCAGAAACTTTTTCGAATCTCTGGGGTATGTGCGGCAGACCCGCCACTACCGCTTCTTCATCCCTGAAAAAGGCAATGCGGTATACGCGAGAAAAATATCCTGA
- a CDS encoding efflux RND transporter periplasmic adaptor subunit → MTRKCILVAMLGAAVTLLVLWFSGAFSPGLIDKGRIVPTRSRNSPEKVVTSRTEVVPVVYEAVGTVRPETEASIEAQVTGKVREVLVRAGQRVHKGDRLIVLDGREFSARLERARQGLKSAEAVRRQAGEAVNAARADADTATATWKRMKKLYEDKVATRDEMDRVEAAYLKGRAGLAQARDGLEAADAGVRQARKSVEEAEINLGYTTITAPADGEVAKRMVEPGDLAFPGKSLMLIQTGGSLRLEALVREGVIGRVRTGQKLDLVIQALGERTSGTVEEVVPSADPLTRTFLVKVGVDPLPGLYPGMFGRLLIPLREKKIVLVPAEAVSRIGQLDTVLVKNGDLWAPVYVRTGKEYGDSIEIISGLGGNETVGVGVPGAGGER, encoded by the coding sequence ATGACCAGAAAATGTATTTTAGTGGCAATGCTCGGTGCGGCGGTAACCCTGCTCGTGCTCTGGTTTTCAGGCGCGTTCAGTCCCGGACTGATTGACAAGGGCCGGATTGTACCCACCCGCAGCCGGAATTCTCCGGAGAAGGTTGTGACCTCCAGAACGGAGGTTGTCCCTGTTGTTTACGAGGCGGTGGGCACGGTAAGACCGGAAACCGAGGCTTCCATCGAGGCGCAGGTCACCGGCAAGGTCCGAGAGGTTCTGGTCCGTGCCGGACAGCGTGTGCATAAGGGCGACAGGCTTATAGTTCTGGATGGCCGGGAATTCAGTGCCCGTCTGGAGCGGGCCCGGCAGGGTCTTAAGTCTGCGGAAGCCGTCAGAAGGCAGGCCGGGGAGGCCGTGAATGCCGCCCGTGCGGATGCCGATACCGCAACGGCCACCTGGAAGCGCATGAAAAAGCTTTACGAAGACAAGGTCGCCACCCGCGATGAAATGGACCGGGTGGAGGCTGCGTACCTCAAGGGCAGGGCCGGTCTGGCTCAGGCGCGGGACGGGCTTGAGGCTGCCGATGCCGGAGTTCGTCAGGCCCGGAAATCTGTGGAGGAGGCGGAAATAAATCTCGGCTACACCACCATAACCGCCCCTGCTGACGGGGAGGTGGCCAAGCGTATGGTCGAGCCCGGCGATCTGGCTTTTCCCGGCAAGAGCCTGATGCTGATCCAGACCGGGGGCTCCTTGCGGCTTGAAGCTCTGGTGCGCGAGGGAGTCATCGGGCGAGTGCGGACCGGGCAGAAACTTGATCTGGTGATTCAGGCTCTGGGGGAGCGCACTTCCGGAACAGTCGAGGAAGTTGTGCCCTCGGCCGATCCGCTGACCCGCACTTTTCTGGTCAAGGTCGGGGTGGACCCGCTGCCGGGGCTGTATCCGGGCATGTTCGGACGGTTGCTGATTCCTCTGCGCGAAAAAAAGATTGTTCTGGTTCCCGCAGAGGCTGTTTCCCGCATCGGGCAGCTTGATACCGTGCTGGTCAAAAATGGTGATCTCTGGGCACCGGTCTATGTGCGTACCGGAAAAGAGTACGGAGACAGCATTGAAATCATTTCCGGTCTCGGAGGAAATGAAACAGTCGGTGTAGGTGTTCCGGGGGCCGGGGGAGAGCGATGA